One genomic window of Moorella glycerini includes the following:
- a CDS encoding amidohydrolase family protein gives MNDLLIRRARLMDEPGTVDVAIKDGYIVAAGGGVAGSARQMVDAAGRLLIPAFVDAHTHLDKALTAPQEGAGSLAEAVEDFQRRSRNMDKNDFIDRGRRVLLMALRHGTTVMRTHITVNESLGLRAVEAALTLKEEFAGKVDLQVFAMGSGLEPAPTPPLQELFEEALRLGVDGLGGAPHLSERMQEWVDYIFDLAARYNVLIDFHVDETDAPSVASLEYIAAKTIQTGFQGRVVAGHCCGLAAVDEEKASRTIAAVKEAGISVITLPSCNLYLMGRRDKGLVRRGVTRVRELQAAGVNVAYASDNIRDAFRPFGNANMLEEALITAQVLQMGTPLELKNVIKMGTYNAAAAIGLKAYGVKAGNRADLVLLDATSPAEAIIGQAEKVCVIKGGRVAVRNDKKSDIII, from the coding sequence ATGAATGATCTGTTAATCAGGCGTGCGCGGCTCATGGATGAGCCGGGGACTGTGGATGTAGCCATTAAGGACGGGTATATTGTTGCCGCCGGGGGAGGGGTGGCCGGTTCGGCCCGGCAAATGGTAGATGCGGCAGGAAGACTCCTGATACCGGCCTTTGTCGATGCCCACACCCACCTGGACAAGGCCCTGACGGCGCCCCAGGAAGGCGCAGGCTCCCTGGCAGAGGCCGTTGAGGATTTCCAGCGGCGCAGCCGGAATATGGATAAAAACGATTTTATCGATCGCGGGCGCCGGGTGCTCTTAATGGCCCTGCGCCACGGCACGACAGTCATGCGCACCCATATTACCGTTAACGAAAGCCTGGGACTGCGGGCTGTAGAAGCTGCTTTGACCCTTAAAGAAGAATTCGCCGGTAAAGTCGACCTCCAGGTATTTGCCATGGGCAGCGGTCTGGAACCGGCACCGACACCCCCTTTGCAGGAGCTTTTCGAAGAGGCCCTGCGCCTGGGGGTGGACGGCCTGGGCGGTGCCCCCCACCTGTCCGAAAGGATGCAGGAATGGGTAGATTATATCTTTGACCTGGCCGCGCGCTATAATGTCTTGATTGATTTCCACGTTGATGAGACTGACGCCCCTTCGGTTGCCTCCCTGGAGTATATAGCGGCTAAAACCATCCAGACCGGCTTCCAGGGCCGGGTAGTGGCCGGTCACTGCTGCGGCTTGGCGGCTGTGGACGAAGAGAAGGCCAGCCGGACCATTGCCGCCGTGAAAGAGGCAGGCATTAGCGTTATTACTTTACCGTCCTGCAATCTCTATCTCATGGGCCGCCGGGATAAGGGCCTGGTCCGGCGGGGGGTCACCAGGGTCCGGGAACTCCAGGCAGCGGGAGTAAATGTAGCCTATGCTTCCGACAACATCCGCGATGCCTTCCGCCCCTTTGGTAACGCCAATATGCTGGAGGAGGCCCTGATAACCGCCCAGGTACTGCAAATGGGAACGCCCCTGGAGCTCAAAAACGTCATAAAAATGGGCACCTATAACGCCGCGGCCGCCATTGGACTTAAAGCTTACGGTGTTAAAGCCGGTAACCGGGCCGACCTGGTTCTCCTGGATGCTACCAGCCCGGCTGAAGCTATCATCGGGCAGGCTGAAAAGGTCTGTGTCATTAAGGGCGGCCGGGTAGCTGTGCGCAACGACAAAAAAAGCGACATCATTATTTAG
- a CDS encoding prolipoprotein diacylglyceryl transferase, with translation MLVDLNPIAFQLGPIAVRWYGIFMALSFLVGSWYLYREGLRRGLEEDFLLNLAIIVIISGVIGARLMFVLANYPTWFLTDRIQIIKIYEGGLSWHGGLLGGFLAGWLYARWKRIDVNQLADLVVPGLAFGYFLVRIANIFNQEVLGRPTDFWFGRWPAQVIGSAIGLLLLARYFYVQSKNPPHGYQFWSFIFYHQVLRAVIEETVRDNPLDVWGYIVPHWGLGFFTLTQLTTPPVLLLAYYFMWRSRRAARVRYRS, from the coding sequence TTGTTAGTAGATCTCAACCCAATTGCCTTTCAGCTGGGACCTATAGCGGTGCGCTGGTACGGCATCTTTATGGCCCTCTCTTTCCTGGTAGGTTCCTGGTACCTGTACCGGGAGGGCCTGAGGCGGGGCCTGGAAGAAGACTTCCTCCTCAACCTGGCCATTATTGTCATTATCTCCGGCGTTATCGGGGCACGGTTGATGTTTGTCCTGGCCAATTACCCCACCTGGTTCCTGACGGACCGTATCCAGATTATTAAAATCTATGAAGGTGGCCTTTCCTGGCACGGTGGCCTTCTGGGAGGCTTCCTGGCCGGCTGGCTTTATGCCCGCTGGAAAAGAATTGATGTCAACCAGCTGGCGGACCTGGTGGTGCCGGGCCTGGCCTTCGGCTATTTCCTGGTGCGTATCGCCAACATCTTTAATCAGGAAGTATTGGGCCGGCCCACGGATTTCTGGTTTGGCCGCTGGCCGGCCCAGGTCATCGGTTCGGCCATTGGCCTGCTTCTCCTGGCCCGTTATTTTTACGTCCAGAGCAAAAATCCACCCCATGGCTACCAGTTCTGGTCCTTTATCTTCTATCACCAGGTTTTACGGGCCGTTATCGAGGAAACAGTACGGGATAACCCGCTGGATGTGTGGGGTTATATTGTTCCCCACTGGGGCCTGGGCTTCTTTACCCTGACCCAGCTTACCACCCCTCCCGTCCTGCTCCTGGCTTATTACTTCATGTGGCGCTCGCGCCGGGCCGCCAGGGTCAGGTATCGCAGTTGA
- the ade gene encoding adenine deaminase — protein MFPSRRPLAEVTRELVAAATGKIPADTVIKNGKVVNVFTGEILPWDIAIKDGRIASVGEVSRSIGPATEIIDASGYYLCPGFMDGHVHVESSMVTVTQFARAVLPGGTTAIFMDPHEIANVLGLEGVKLMVNEGRDLPLKVFATMPSCVPAAPGFEDAGAVFGPAEVASAMGWPGICGLGEMMNFPGVLAGDPGVHGELEATLKASKPVTGHFALPGDFQRLAAYTAAGISSCHESTCREDALNRLRLGMYAMMREGSAWHDIKATIKSLTETRIDSRRAVLVSDDTHPETLLSAGHLNHVVRRAIEEGLDPVRAIQAVTINTAECFGVAQDLGAIAPGRFADILFLKDLAGVEVDKVMVDGRVVAADGRMLIDLPAVTYPDRVRHSVHLKEPLAAAHFRLAAPAGRSQVQVRVMEIIEANVITRHVITTMPVVDGQLKATTAGDLAKVAVVERHGGNGRIGLGFVRGFGFQGGAVASTVAHDSHNLLIVGMNDADMALAGNTLAQCGGGMVAVRDGRVLALLPLPIAGLMSDRPVEEVAGQVAAVQRAWQELGCRLVSPFMTMALLSLPVLPELRLTNRGLVDTLRFDFVDLIAG, from the coding sequence GTGTTCCCTTCCAGGCGTCCCCTGGCTGAAGTCACCCGGGAACTGGTGGCTGCAGCTACCGGAAAAATCCCGGCCGATACCGTCATTAAGAACGGTAAAGTAGTCAATGTCTTTACGGGCGAGATCCTGCCCTGGGATATTGCCATTAAGGATGGCCGGATAGCCAGCGTCGGTGAGGTCAGCCGGAGCATCGGCCCGGCAACGGAGATAATCGATGCCTCCGGTTACTACCTCTGTCCCGGTTTTATGGACGGCCATGTTCATGTGGAAAGCAGCATGGTGACGGTAACCCAGTTTGCCCGGGCCGTCCTTCCCGGCGGCACAACGGCGATATTCATGGACCCCCATGAGATCGCCAATGTCCTGGGGCTGGAAGGGGTAAAGTTAATGGTAAACGAAGGCCGCGACCTCCCCTTAAAGGTTTTCGCCACCATGCCCTCCTGTGTCCCCGCTGCCCCGGGCTTCGAGGATGCCGGTGCCGTCTTCGGCCCGGCGGAAGTAGCCAGCGCCATGGGGTGGCCCGGGATCTGTGGCCTGGGGGAAATGATGAACTTCCCCGGCGTCCTGGCCGGCGATCCCGGTGTGCACGGCGAACTGGAGGCTACCTTAAAGGCTAGCAAACCCGTTACCGGTCACTTCGCCCTGCCGGGTGATTTCCAGCGTCTGGCCGCCTATACTGCCGCCGGCATCTCCTCCTGCCACGAATCTACCTGCAGGGAAGACGCCCTGAACCGGCTGCGCCTGGGCATGTACGCCATGATGCGGGAAGGGTCGGCCTGGCATGATATTAAGGCTACGATTAAAAGCCTGACGGAAACCAGGATCGACAGCCGCCGCGCCGTCCTGGTCAGCGATGATACCCACCCGGAAACCCTGCTTTCGGCCGGGCACTTAAACCATGTGGTGCGACGGGCCATAGAGGAAGGGCTGGATCCTGTCCGGGCCATCCAGGCAGTAACTATTAATACCGCCGAATGCTTTGGTGTCGCCCAGGACCTGGGGGCCATTGCTCCCGGCCGCTTTGCCGATATCCTCTTCCTGAAGGACCTGGCCGGCGTGGAGGTGGATAAGGTCATGGTCGACGGCCGGGTGGTCGCTGCCGACGGCCGGATGTTAATTGACCTCCCTGCCGTCACTTATCCTGACCGGGTGCGTCATTCGGTCCACTTAAAGGAACCCCTGGCGGCTGCCCACTTCCGCCTGGCAGCCCCGGCAGGCAGGAGCCAGGTCCAGGTCCGGGTGATGGAAATTATTGAGGCTAATGTCATTACCCGCCACGTCATCACCACCATGCCGGTTGTTGACGGGCAGCTGAAGGCCACCACCGCCGGGGACCTGGCTAAAGTAGCCGTCGTGGAGCGTCACGGCGGCAATGGCCGCATTGGCCTGGGCTTTGTCCGGGGCTTCGGCTTTCAGGGCGGAGCCGTCGCTTCGACAGTCGCCCACGACAGTCACAATCTCCTCATTGTCGGCATGAACGACGCCGACATGGCCCTGGCCGGTAATACCCTGGCCCAATGCGGCGGTGGTATGGTAGCCGTCCGGGACGGCAGGGTCCTGGCCCTCCTGCCCCTGCCCATAGCCGGCCTCATGTCGGACCGGCCGGTGGAAGAAGTCGCCGGGCAGGTTGCTGCCGTCCAGCGGGCCTGGCAGGAGCTGGGCTGCCGGCTGGTATCGCCCTTTATGACCATGGCCCTCCTCTCCCTGCCGGTGCTGCCGGAATTGCGCCTCACCAACCGCGGCCTGGTAGACACACTGCGCTTTGACTTTGTAGACCTGATTGCCGGTTAA
- a CDS encoding Hsp20/alpha crystallin family protein encodes MHNNDVRVELQGNILQLEGEIKPDPQLLPSIMVHQQERRRGKFSGSLTLPAAVNIKSARATYQRGILEIRLAKLPGHQGEALRLIFLNKLLVTFLRYIGCNQIGSNLFVFSSTQF; translated from the coding sequence ATTCATAACAATGATGTCCGGGTGGAACTACAGGGAAACATTTTGCAGCTGGAAGGGGAAATTAAACCTGATCCCCAGTTGTTGCCGTCAATCATGGTGCACCAGCAGGAAAGGCGCCGGGGCAAATTCAGCGGTTCCCTTACCCTGCCGGCAGCAGTAAATATTAAAAGCGCCCGGGCTACCTACCAGCGCGGCATCCTGGAGATTCGCCTGGCTAAACTTCCCGGCCATCAGGGCGAAGCTTTAAGATTGATTTTCTTAAATAAACTTCTGGTAACTTTTTTAAGATATATCGGTTGCAACCAAATTGGTAGCAACCTTTTTGTTTTCTCAAGTACCCAATTTTAA
- a CDS encoding extracellular solute-binding protein → MKWKLLAAALVVVLAIVLLAGCGGNADKAKATPGKEQGSQAVPKITLNVATAGDTNMADLQKEAVAPGFKVKYPDVEVNVIGTGPGDAGSNAILTKLKAQKDAGRDKWDIDVAVVHQSVMESLIKEGLIDKYVSLTENGKYVVSFDSKNSLGTNVEGYVIPMFHSQTAIAYNPDLVPNPPATFDELVSWIKANPNKFGYNGVKGGMSGVAFVTGYIYWKTGKYDNYAVTGPYDKAREADWPAIIKELKSLPVTMTQGNNGTLDMLNRGEIAMGPVWVDMFILWKNEGRMDPKMRLKLIQPGLPGQPMYLVVPARAANKEMAIKYIDYLASPEIQAKVIVERNGWYPGIDANKVLPLVSQKAKDQLFKDIAPDELNKYGLTFPLAPYLKDIQTAYEEN, encoded by the coding sequence ATGAAATGGAAACTGTTGGCAGCAGCGCTGGTTGTGGTGCTGGCTATCGTCCTGCTGGCCGGGTGCGGCGGCAATGCGGATAAGGCCAAAGCAACCCCGGGAAAGGAACAGGGCAGCCAGGCGGTACCGAAGATTACCTTAAATGTTGCTACCGCTGGCGATACCAACATGGCCGACCTGCAGAAGGAGGCCGTCGCTCCAGGCTTCAAGGTAAAGTACCCCGACGTAGAGGTAAACGTTATCGGCACGGGCCCCGGCGATGCCGGCAGTAACGCCATCCTTACCAAGCTAAAGGCCCAGAAAGACGCCGGCAGGGACAAGTGGGATATCGACGTGGCGGTGGTGCATCAGAGCGTGATGGAAAGCCTCATCAAGGAGGGACTGATTGACAAGTACGTCTCTCTTACGGAAAACGGCAAGTATGTAGTCAGCTTCGACAGCAAGAACTCCCTGGGAACCAACGTAGAAGGGTACGTCATCCCCATGTTCCATAGCCAGACGGCCATAGCCTATAATCCGGACCTGGTACCCAATCCACCCGCCACCTTTGACGAACTGGTGTCCTGGATCAAGGCTAATCCCAACAAGTTCGGCTACAACGGCGTCAAAGGCGGTATGAGCGGTGTGGCCTTCGTCACCGGCTATATTTACTGGAAGACCGGCAAATACGATAATTATGCAGTTACTGGCCCTTACGACAAGGCCCGTGAAGCAGATTGGCCGGCCATTATCAAGGAACTGAAATCCCTGCCCGTGACTATGACCCAGGGCAACAACGGCACCCTGGACATGCTCAACCGTGGCGAGATTGCCATGGGTCCGGTATGGGTGGATATGTTCATCCTCTGGAAGAACGAAGGGCGGATGGACCCAAAGATGCGGTTGAAGCTTATCCAGCCCGGCCTGCCGGGCCAGCCCATGTACCTGGTCGTACCGGCCAGGGCGGCGAATAAGGAAATGGCCATCAAGTATATTGACTACCTGGCATCCCCGGAGATACAGGCCAAGGTGATCGTGGAGCGCAACGGCTGGTACCCCGGGATTGATGCCAACAAGGTTTTACCCCTAGTTTCGCAGAAAGCAAAAGACCAGCTATTTAAAGACATTGCTCCCGACGAGCTGAATAAGTACGGACTGACCTTCCCCCTGGCACCTTATCTTAAGGACATCCAGACTGCGTACGAGGAGAACTAG
- a CDS encoding ABC transporter permease yields the protein MAVKGISHPDRVERWAGVAVSAPALALVIALFCIPFLNSFFISFRREAQWTLGNYATVGRLYLGDILFTAGVSLIALVATLLVAVAIGGYLRLRPNRVVEFLFKIPLFIPFVVVGHAMRVFLAPHGLLNSALAQVGLVNLAAPPSIAFSWLGIVVALTWKNMAMALLLVLGAFRGVREEYLESARNVGAAEWRLVKDVLLPMAAGSVAVAAVLIFSSMLASFSIPLMIGSGKGAQMLMIDIYYRIIYQQDYGVANALGVISYLGATGAAIYYLRTVRSGERS from the coding sequence GTGGCGGTGAAAGGGATTTCTCACCCGGACAGGGTGGAACGGTGGGCCGGAGTGGCGGTATCCGCTCCGGCCCTGGCCTTAGTTATAGCCTTATTTTGTATTCCTTTTCTCAATTCCTTTTTCATCAGTTTTCGGCGGGAGGCACAGTGGACCCTGGGCAACTATGCCACGGTGGGCAGGCTCTACCTGGGGGATATCCTCTTCACAGCAGGAGTTTCTTTGATCGCGCTGGTGGCGACCCTGCTGGTGGCTGTAGCCATCGGTGGGTATTTGCGCCTGCGGCCGAACCGGGTCGTGGAGTTCCTCTTCAAGATACCGCTTTTTATCCCCTTCGTGGTGGTGGGGCACGCCATGCGCGTTTTCCTGGCGCCCCACGGTCTCTTGAATTCTGCCCTGGCCCAGGTCGGCCTGGTAAACCTCGCCGCTCCACCCTCCATTGCTTTTTCCTGGCTGGGCATTGTTGTGGCCCTAACCTGGAAGAACATGGCCATGGCCTTGCTGCTGGTTTTGGGGGCTTTCCGTGGCGTAAGGGAAGAGTACCTGGAGTCCGCCAGAAACGTAGGGGCAGCAGAGTGGCGCCTGGTGAAGGACGTCCTCCTGCCCATGGCGGCTGGCTCTGTGGCCGTGGCGGCGGTGCTTATCTTCTCCTCCATGCTGGCCTCCTTTTCTATTCCCCTGATGATCGGTAGCGGCAAGGGAGCCCAGATGTTGATGATTGATATCTATTACCGGATTATTTACCAGCAGGACTATGGTGTAGCCAATGCCCTGGGAGTAATTTCCTACCTGGGGGCTACCGGGGCGGCTATTTATTACCTGAGGACGGTGAGAAGCGGTGAACGGTCTTAA
- a CDS encoding ABC transporter permease, producing the protein MTGRVAGLALAFFIIFGPLSGLIIWSVAERWYWPAALPQKAGWFYWQRVLGGDVWQNFLLGVEIALLVTALGLLLTVPLAYVLARFKMPMKPVILMLFLLPQAFPQLPVFANTAVLLYRWNLAGKVSGVVLIHLVGALVYALWTLVAVYQSIPPELEEAARNLGASRIKTFFTVSLPLALPGIIAGGLLVFLYSLDEFTGTLLVGAPFVVTLPVLMYNTSMGYELQIASVTALLLMLPGLLMLLMMERFLKAEYLSAFGRI; encoded by the coding sequence TTGACCGGGCGGGTTGCGGGCCTGGCCCTAGCTTTCTTTATCATCTTTGGCCCCCTGTCAGGGCTCATCATCTGGTCAGTGGCCGAGCGATGGTACTGGCCGGCGGCCCTGCCGCAAAAAGCCGGTTGGTTTTACTGGCAGCGGGTCCTGGGCGGGGACGTGTGGCAGAACTTTCTCCTGGGGGTGGAGATTGCTCTGCTGGTAACAGCCCTTGGTCTCCTGTTAACGGTTCCGCTGGCCTATGTCCTGGCCCGGTTCAAGATGCCTATGAAGCCGGTAATACTGATGCTCTTTCTCTTACCGCAGGCCTTTCCGCAACTACCTGTCTTCGCCAACACCGCGGTGCTCCTTTACCGCTGGAACCTGGCCGGAAAGGTGTCAGGGGTCGTGCTGATCCACCTGGTTGGCGCCCTGGTTTACGCCTTGTGGACCCTGGTAGCTGTCTATCAGTCCATTCCCCCGGAGCTGGAGGAAGCTGCCCGGAATCTGGGAGCTTCGCGGATAAAAACCTTTTTCACGGTGAGCCTGCCCCTGGCCCTGCCGGGCATTATCGCCGGCGGTCTCCTCGTTTTTCTCTATTCACTGGATGAGTTTACCGGCACGCTTTTGGTGGGGGCGCCTTTTGTGGTCACCCTGCCGGTACTCATGTACAATACCTCCATGGGTTACGAGTTACAAATTGCTTCTGTTACGGCCCTCCTGCTGATGCTCCCGGGACTCTTAATGCTATTGATGATGGAACGTTTCCTGAAGGCGGAATATCTTTCGGCCTTTGGCCGCATTTGA
- a CDS encoding ABC transporter ATP-binding protein: MTAIRVEKLEKWFGRVRALDGISLDIQPGTLVAILGPSGCGKTTLLRCLAGFTAVDGGQVLFDGEDVTHLPPHLRQTALVFQNYALWPHMTIFDNIAYGLRLKKLPRREVQSRVEAALALTELNGDPDLPRRRPAALSGGQQQRVALARALAVEPRVLLLDEPLSNLDARVRQRLRVEIRCLQKKLGITTVHVTHDQEEALSMADTVVIMNGGRIEQVGRPAEVFQRPASAFVAEFLGNSNTLPGRVLPGGALEVAGQRLPGGLALPPDAATVTVVIRAGDITLRSPGTSPAEGQVVLAGVVEDVLFQGNLYRHTVVVGRQTIVADATTPSRRGPVLAVIPAVKVFVFPVP, from the coding sequence ATGACCGCAATTCGGGTAGAAAAGTTGGAGAAATGGTTCGGCAGGGTCCGTGCCCTGGATGGGATTTCCTTGGACATCCAACCGGGGACCTTGGTGGCCATCCTTGGGCCCAGCGGCTGTGGCAAGACGACCTTGCTGCGCTGTCTGGCCGGATTCACTGCAGTGGACGGCGGGCAAGTCCTTTTTGATGGCGAGGATGTCACCCACCTCCCGCCCCACCTGCGCCAGACAGCCCTGGTATTCCAGAACTACGCCCTCTGGCCGCATATGACCATTTTTGACAACATCGCCTACGGGCTGCGGTTAAAGAAATTGCCGCGCCGGGAAGTCCAAAGCCGCGTAGAGGCTGCTTTGGCCCTGACAGAACTGAATGGGGACCCGGACCTACCGCGCCGCCGCCCCGCCGCCCTCTCCGGTGGCCAGCAGCAGCGGGTGGCCTTGGCGCGCGCCCTGGCGGTAGAGCCCAGGGTGCTCTTGCTTGATGAGCCCCTCAGCAACCTGGACGCCAGGGTACGGCAACGCCTGCGGGTGGAAATCCGCTGTCTACAGAAGAAACTGGGTATCACCACCGTGCATGTGACTCATGACCAGGAGGAGGCCTTATCTATGGCCGATACAGTAGTTATCATGAATGGCGGCCGGATAGAGCAGGTAGGCCGCCCGGCTGAAGTTTTCCAGCGTCCGGCCAGCGCCTTCGTGGCGGAGTTCCTGGGTAATAGTAATACTTTGCCCGGTCGAGTATTGCCCGGGGGAGCACTGGAGGTAGCCGGGCAGCGGCTCCCTGGCGGGCTAGCATTGCCGCCGGATGCCGCTACAGTGACGGTAGTCATCCGGGCGGGCGATATAACCCTGCGATCTCCCGGTACTTCCCCTGCCGAGGGACAGGTGGTCCTTGCGGGAGTGGTGGAAGATGTGCTGTTTCAGGGCAACTTGTACCGCCACACTGTAGTTGTGGGTAGACAAACCATCGTTGCCGATGCAACTACCCCTTCAAGGAGAGGGCCGGTCCTGGCCGTGATCCCCGCGGTAAAAGTGTTTGTCTTCCCTGTCCCTTAG